TCACTGCTTAACAAAGATGAAAAAGCTGTAACGTGAGTTGCACCAGTGTGACAGGAAGTGGCCTAGTCAATGTTCTGTGATAACCAATCAGATGCATTCGGCAGTGTGACTTGGAGGGTCCATGTTATATCACCTCCTACAGGCAATGAAATACTTATTAGATCCCTAACAAGAGACGCTGTCAAGATGATTGTGTTATGGATCACACTGCTTCTTCTTCATCGAGGATGTGAGTGCTGTCTTATTCTGTGCAATTATTTTTCCTATACATCTTTGTAGGTcatagtgttttgttttgttttgttttttcctgcatCATAATTgactgttttgattttattgtttctatTTAGCTGCACTCATTCCAGTAACTACAGTTCAGCTCGGGGGACCCGTCACCTTTACATGTCTTCTGCCCAAGACTGAGACCATCCGTAGAGATGTCCACTGGTACAAGCAAAGCATCGGGGACACTCTGAAAATAATCTGGACGCAGAAGGAATCTGCAGCGCCTCAGCTGGCTCCTACATTTAATGACTCGATATGGAAGGTTAAATATGATAAAAATTTTTGCAATCTGACCATTTTGAGTACAAACCAAGAGGATGAGGGAATCTATCACTGTGGGATCACAGAGTGGCTCCAAGATACCAAATGGACTGGGACATATTTACTAGTAAAAGGTAACATTCTGTTCttttaatgaaattttgtatCACCAACAAAAGCTGTTTCATATaaatgtgaaagaaaataaTTCAGTTGTCAATCAGCATGTTTTGAAAACTTTCAGTTTACTTTTAAGTTAGAGttgatctattttttttaatgtttgcagtGATCTTAGTGActactttaattaaaatacattttgtctTTTGACTGTGTGTCATATGTTACAACCATGTTTCTCAGGCTTTCAAAAGGTGCTTTGTAGTCACATTTgttaatacatttatattaaacAGGAAACACGCAGACATCAAATTATACTGTTGTTCAGGAGAAGACAGTCCCTTCAGGAGACTCGATGAGTCTTCAGTGTTCACTTCTCGCTGAATCTGACAATAAGTCATGTCCAGGAGGTCACCGTGTGTTCTGGTTCAGAGAAGGAAGTCATACATCTCATCCTAGAATCATCTACAGTGATTTGAACAGACACCATGAATGTGAGAACAGATCTGAGTCCCAGCAGAGTTGTGTTTTTCACTTCTCTAAGAACATTGACTCCTCTGATGCTGGGACTTATCACTGCGCTGTGGCCACATGTGGGGAGatattatttggaaatggaacTACACTGGCTATTCAAGGTAACTTTATCATTGATCTTTTAATTAAACAATATGTCTCAAACTACAGTTTTGCAATTAACTATTTGTACTTAGGACATTCTGAATAATCTtata
The sequence above is a segment of the Archocentrus centrarchus isolate MPI-CPG fArcCen1 chromosome 10, fArcCen1, whole genome shotgun sequence genome. Coding sequences within it:
- the LOC115787486 gene encoding immunoglobulin superfamily member 2-like gives rise to the protein MIVLWITLLLLHRGSALIPVTTVQLGGPVTFTCLLPKTETIRRDVHWYKQSIGDTLKIIWTQKESAAPQLAPTFNDSIWKVKYDKNFCNLTILSTNQEDEGIYHCGITEWLQDTKWTGTYLLVKGNTQTSNYTVVQEKTVPSGDSMSLQCSLLAESDNKSCPGGHRVFWFREGSHTSHPRIIYSDLNRHHECENRSESQQSCVFHFSKNIDSSDAGTYHCAVATCGEILFGNGTTLAIQEISMRSQRAITVIFLLCAVLVITLIVIAALIYTIKKNNSDHCKAAVLQKNFSDPKRQQNKHTRMYSAVVFTMMKVDRSKIKDAKAAKWQKINMPVKVFGLD